The nucleotide window AGGATAGTTCATATGCATACATCTTTTTCATGTGCGTTTTTCTTCTATATTCGAGGAAAAGGCaacaaaatatttattgtaaaagAATTTCTAACTCAAAAAGAGGGACCAAATTTAAAGTACGAGAACCTGACCATCCAATTTGAACGCTATAACATTTTTTTGCAGTTAATTCACGTGCAGCAATAGAACTTTTCTTACAATAATACTAAAGTCACGAAATTATTTGCTATCACATTAATGAAATTATACTTTATTCACTGTAATAACTATGTCCAATCATTTAGCAAAGAAATGACCGAAAAATCAAATATTTGACGATAGATAatcattttctcctttttttttgtttcgttTAGATACTGTAAGTTCATAAAATATGGGTTGTCAAACAATTTTACAGGTGAATTTCTTTTATTGTCAGTCATTTGTATGTTTTAAGCTAGAAATTTGACCTTTTGATCATTTATTCTTTTAAAACGCTCACATAATTCAATTACTTTGAATTGACAAAAAACAATAGTGATTTTACAATAAACTTCAAGTTGTTTTAATGTGACAAAAGATGATTTTCTTGattttgctattataataatcatTCATGAAATTAACCGCATTTTTCATCCATGAAACTACTAGAAAATAGAATGTTAACCTCGTATGACTTGACTAATCTTTTTTGGTCCAATATCTTCGTGAGAATATAggcaaatgtttttttttttctatttaaaaaacACCTACGTTTTCCACACtttgacaagaggggttgctctgatggtaagcaacctccacttccaaccaagaggttgtgagttcgagtctcccaagagcaaggtgggaagttcttggagggaaggatgtcgggggtcacCCCACtaagtggaattatactgggttgttgttgttgttgttttgttttcCACACTTACTGTTTTCAAATTCATTTCattttttgaagattttgagACGGGGTGATCTCAAATTTCATTGTGTGAGCCAGAAATTACAATGTTCAGCCTAAAATTAGTACACGTCATCTGCCATTGTTGCCTCAATAAGGAATAATGTTGTCTTATAGTAATATGAATGAGAGCCAAGTTACTGGAATTAAAGGTAGCAATATATGTAAGGACGTTTCATATCTTCCGTCTATAATTTCAGTGTTACGATAAATGATTGAATAAACTACAGTAGCTAACAATAGTGCAACTGTGTGTTAATTCGACAGAATAACCAACTACTGAATAGTGAGCGCTCATAATCAACAATTAAGCAGTACAACCTTTTTCTATTAACTCTATCATTATCCTATCCCCACAAACATTTGGATCATCACAATTTGCACCCTCGCTGAATGTCTTAAAGCATGAAAATCCTTATCAGAATGCCAGAAACTGCGTTTATTCATAAAAGGAGGTCATTGGGAGATGATTCACAATTAAAAGGAATAACACTGAAGCAGCGCAGAAATGTTAACTTTTCTATGGTACTAGAGCCCATTACGGTTAATATCCTCTTTATATTTACAAAGGGCCGTCACTCTGCACTTGCAAGCTAAATAAAAATTGAGACAAGAAACACCTAACAAAATTATAAACCCTGTATCCTTATGAACATGTTGTAAGCCTACCGCATCCATGTGAATAACTATAATGTACACCGTTATTGGTAATCTCACCCTACTTGTTGCCGAGCCCCCCAAAGAAAAGCAGAGGTGTATTACCGCGTTTTGTTTCAGGCATTGCCTGCTCTTTTTGTGAAACAGAACCTTTCTGCTGTTCCTTTTCTGGGAAAGGAAATGAAAGAGAAAGGGAGAGAGAAGCAGAGACATCCTCCACCTCCTCCACTCTAATTGCTTCCTTAGCTGAAGAAGGGTCCTGAATGACTCTCTTGTCTACTTTCCCAACTAAAAAGGGTGGGATTCCCTGAGTCAGCGAATGTGTCTCAGCACCTTGGTCTTGAATGATTTTCTTGTCTAATTTCCCAACTAAAAAGGGTGGGATTCCCTGTGTCAGCAAATTTGACTCACCACCTAACGCTAGCTCAAGATTAGGGACTCTATCGCTAAGCCGATCATTATCTGAATGATGCATTTGCCAAGGTGCTGACCTAGCCTCAACAGGATGTGGATCGACAGGGAAGAAATATCTTGCAGCACTCCCTGAGCACTCCGGGATAGCTGCTTTACTCAGAGCTTCATCACACCCTGTATCCGGAAGATAGGGTCCATAAGAGGAACCATGCATCCGTGACAAAAAATCATCACTGGAACAACTAGTTTGCTCGCTATTACCATATGATCCACCAACACTAGTCTTCAATTTTTTGTCGTAGGGTGCCTTTTCAACTACAATGTCATTATCATTAAAACTTCGGGTTGCCAGATTAACTCCAGAGTCAACAGATTGCATCACTGTCTCCACGGAACGTGGACGTTTCAGGTGGTTCAGCATATCACTATTAAGCACCTTCCGTGTTGGTTCAGTAGTTGCACTTCCGCTCGTTTCAGATGCTTCTTCATCCTTATACTCATCCTCCAGATTTATCTCAAATTTCCTACCATTTGTGCTACCAAAGCCCTTCTCCGTGCTGCCCATAGAAGCTTTCTCCTGCATACGGCCTGGAGCTTCATCAACAGAATGGGATGGCCTCTGTCTATCAACTAAAGAACCACATTCCATTGGCACTGGTTCAGTTATACTAACATTTGTCCAAGTATTGGCAGCTGGAGTAGAACTACTTTGCAATTCCGATTTGCATTCCTGTCCAGCATCTCCGACCTAAAAGAGTGTTAATGATGTGCATTAGGAACAAGCAGCAGCAACGTAAATGAACTAGTTTTTAAGCAGCAGAGTAAGGGAAAATCTTCCGTATAAACATTCAAGGAATGAAAACAGGGAGGACCCCCACCCCACCCAAGCCACTGGTTGCAGGCTTAGGACGAACACTTTTGCACAACTTGATCCCACTAGGTAAAGGCAATATATCAAGCCACTAGAAGAATTTTAAAAAGCGAGTGAGCAATACAGAACTGTGGACATGGTCCACTTGTGGTCCCTACACGATGACCAGGGCCGTTGGCCTAAAAGAGGCCAAATCTTTTGGACCAATTATGCTGCCAATAGGTATTGATCCAGAAAAATAAAACCCATATAACTGCAGCATGAAGGATAGATTAGACatgattttgaagaaaagaaatttGAGCTGACACTCACTactaagaaaaaaagaaacataAGAAATATTTGTGAATAACAAGTTAAACCTACTACCATATCCACTACATAGCAGCAGGTTGACCATTAAGGGACAACTAGCATGCGACAAGATAAACAACCATAGAGTTTTTCTTCTTTAGTTTCATTTGTCATTGAGAACTTCTTCCTAACTTCAATCCTAGCAAAAAAATGATTGATGGTGGCCCTCTGGTATAACCGTGGTACCTTTATAGGTTTATTAGGTTTGAAAAGCCATCACTGACATGACAACTAACTAGCAGGGAAGCATATTAAAACAGTGACAACGAAACACAAAAACTAGGGTTGACAATATACACAAGAGAACTAAATCAGATGTACTGACATGAGGAAAACAACGTGCAACAGCTAAATAAGCTATGCCAAATCTAAGTGAAGCGGGACAATTGCAAAGCCTGAAATAATAGCCAATTACCTATTCCAACTTCGAGCATTAGATGTGAGCAACAAATGAATGATATGGACTTAATAGCACATGGCACAATTCAACTATATCCTAAGCGTAAACAAATAGAAGTCCAAGATTTTATCCCTGTTAAGTCATAGATGACCCAAATGAAAGATTGAGGTAGAGACTCTCAGTGGGTCGCCCAAGCCAATTACAGCGTTTTGGGACATAATGAGAATACATCCATAAGAAAATGTTGTGATCCATCTAAGAATCAGTATAACAAGTCTAGATATCAAGTCAAATGACTCAAGTGCTCTCAATGATCCTTACACCAGCCAAAAGAGAGGAAATGATACTAGCAAGAAATGTGCAAACCTAAAAGAAAAAGATATAAACTCTGAAAAATCAAGCCATAATGACATCATTCATCACTTGAAGCAACAAATGCCAGAATTGGGCTGCATTTGGACTTTGAGTTGATATATGACATGTTTTTTATCCTACCttattgttaaaaaaaaaatgatatatGACATGTTATTTACAAACTAGAAAATCAATGCTGACTAGGATTTGTTTGTAAGGTCGCCAGTTCAACAGCAAAAACCAGGATTGGCAAGACCTTAACAACGAAACACAGAATAAGTACTTTTTCTTAAAGGCAAGAATTAAAAAGCACAATAAGCACTGAATAGCAAGTCACTGAAGCAACCAAGCAGACAACATACTAGAGTCACAAAAGGAACTCAAAGCAGCACTGGACTGGAACTATCTCTGTGAGAGTGTGTGTGTgcctgtttttcttttctttttttgggttGGGTTGTTTGGGGGGGAGGAGTTGGGGCTGGCACTCTAGTGCAACGTGTGTAACTGTGTATGAACAAAATGAGTTTCAAATTCACACACTGACTCTTTCCAAATCTTGTTTAATAGGAAATTTTCTACTTCATTGCCTTGGGAACTCCTTGCTCTCTCACTTCTCCTCTCAAGTTTTCTCCTATAATGGAATCATAGCCTCCTTGTTCACATGTACCCAAAAAGAACATCCCAGATAGAAATAGAGGGTAAATACAAATGCCCCACCACCTACTAGAAACCATATTGCATTCAAAAGACAATAAGCAGGAAACAACTAATCAAATTTGTTCTAGAATTACAAAACTGAACCATTGAACAGCGGTTGGCGAACCCTTCTATGCAAACATGATGAAGTTAAAACAGCACCTGGAAAATGCCATATCGTCTCCTCCCTGGGGAAGAATTCAACTGGCTAGTTGGTACAATTGTGACGGAGCTAGGCTCCAGGTGCTCCACGTTTACGGCTACAGAGTCACCTTTGCAAACTTGGGATGCTTTCGAATCAACATTTCCATTGACCAATGGACAACCAGACTCCTTTGAAGCAATTACCTCAACATCCATGGTAACATTATCACTCGCAGCATTGTCGACAGGGCCGAGACAACGTACATTCTCTGGAAAAAGCATGCTTGACTTTGGAATAGCCTGGGGTAGAGGAAATGGCTTTCCAGTTGCCTGCATATGTTGCACACAACTTGCCTTCTTTACCCTAAAGACACCCCATAGGAAGAACATCATATTCCACCCTGCATAAACAAGATGATCAgaataagcaaaaacaaagagCAATTTTCTCCATCTCATTTGCATTAAGTATCTTCCAGAGCATAAGTTTGCATTAATGCATGTGTGCAATTTCAACAACCTACAGATCATTCATCACCACATGTGAATGAACTGAAATGCGCTGACCAGTATACCCACAATTGCATAGAAGCAAGTAAAGAGTAGCTAATGTAGCAAGCAGAAAAGCAGTATCTGCTTAAACAAAAATTGAAAGTATTCAGCAAATGTTGATAAAAGAAGTTACAGAAGACGAGTTCTTCTATTTTTGGCACCGGGGTACAGGATCAGAAACTTCACAAAATCCTAATCCATCCATATCCAGTAACTCATTTGCATTAAGTATCTTCCAGAGCATAAATTTGCATTAATGCATGTGTGCAATTTCAACAACCTACAGATCATTCATTACCACATGTGAATGAACTGAAATGCGCTGACCAGTATACCCACAATTGCATAGAAGCAAGTAAAGAGTAGCTAATGTAGCAAGCAGAAAAGCAGTATCTGCTTAAACAATAATTGAAAGGGAAGTATTCAGCAAATGTTGATAAAAGAAGTTACAGAAGACGAGTTCTTCTATTTTTGGCATCGGGGTACAGGATCAGAAACTTCACAAAATCCTAATCCATCCATATCCAGTAACTCCATATAGCAAAGCAAGGTAATAGAATGTGAATCAAGTCTGTCACAGTCCATAGAGCCTCATGCTTGAAATAAAATTACGAGATAATGCTTAAAAATATAAAGTAGCTATGAATAACATTAAAAATGTCAAAGCACAGCAtatatcaagttcaaggaagtATCTCACAAAATGCAATCATCCTTACGTTGAGATTTTTCAGGAAGTCGGTTAGATGGGAATATCAGCAGCTCAACACCTTCAAGATTCGCTTTGAGAGCCATGTCATTCCTAATCATATTCTCCAGCAAAGTTTTATAGCACCTCTCGTAGCTGAGAATACCATCAATTTCAGATCGAAAACCTAGATAATACAGGTGGGACACCCAATTTATTGAAAGCAAGAAAGCTTAGGAGGAATAGCAAAATTTTACCTCCCAATGTCTCTAGCAAAAAAGAACAGTGCAATATTATCTTCTGTGACACCATACTCCTGAAATTGTATTGGCCAAGTGCTCAACCGTGAAACCTCGTTAAAGAGGACCTTTTGAGGAAATTTGTTTACTGTGTCAAGAACTTTGGGCGATGCACAACTTGATAAATGAGCCTGAATTCCATCACACAAGTCAAGAGTTCTCCCATTCTTCTGAACCTCAAAAGCACCCCTGAACAAAAAGTATGCGTAAACAACTGCTTCCGAAATGCAATAAAATCTCACAACTACAACCAATTATAAACCCCAAGGGAAAAACTACAAAAATTAAGATAAAGGTGGACATCATACTGCCATATATATTCATGCTCTGGAATTGCTGTCCTCGAAAGTATTGCAATTGCTGCTTGAGAATATCTATCTAAATCAACAAGTGAAGACTTTTCGTCAGATGGAAGAATAGGGACCGCATTCCCTGCTCTGCTAAGAGCTTCAGCGGCAAGCACTGACAGCTGCCTCATATTGCTGATTTCCTGTTTATAGGAGCCAGTCATAGAGTTCGATGAAAGCCCATAGCCTTCTTCATTGGTAGGTAAAATTCTTCTGCCACTCGAACCAGATGGTAGATCTTGAGCCGTTGTTTCAGAATTTGTGTTTGACATAGCCAAATCATCAGACTGGTCAAAAACCCTATTCTTACGGCAAATTCCAGGCTTCCTTAGCATAGCAGCCTCAATTGCAGCTTTCAGATCGCTGGTGCCATTTGGGGCCTCTTTAGAATTTTTTACAGCAGAAACATCAGACGTGGATAAATCAGGCCCGTCAGCAGTGCAACTTTCTGTCAAGTGACCGCTTCCTTTACACCTCTGGCAGAAAAGTGACTTCGTACCAGTTCCACTGTGTTTTAAGCGTCTCCCAGAATTCTCCCTTATTCTCTCACCAACATTTTTTGTTTCCCTCTGCTGGGACACCCCATCCAACAGACCTTCACCAGTGTTGGATGTTGGTCTCTCAGCAATATAAGAGATCGACGAAGGATCATCCCTTGCATTACTCTGGTTAGGCCTCTGATCAGAGCTACTAATTTTATTGGCAGCGGGAACTCCAGTGGAGATGGATGTGAGTGATATCTGCTTCTTAGCTTCATCTGATTCACGTAGACCAAAAGATACGTCATGAAATGACTATTAAAAGTAAAAGGCTTTAACTCCCACCCCCTCGCAGAAAATTATGAGTAAAGGATTGAAATACAGAAGGCACATCAATGCAAAGCCACTCTACCTGAATGAACAGATACTTCTGGAGTCCTACGAGCAACAGCACCAGATGATTTCAATAACGACACAGGTTTGCTGTCAAGCTGACCTGGTCTAGAATCACGGTTATTACTTGAGGAAAAAAGTGGAGAAGGATCACCTCGAAATGCTGATCTTTGCTCAGTTTTAGAAGGAACAGAAGTACCAGAAGAACGTTCTGATCTAAAAGAACTCTTCCTTTCAAATGGATTTCGTTCTTTTGTCTGCATTTGTCCTTTGTCCTGAGCAGGGGAAAACTTAGGGGATAACATCTTAACCTTTGCTTCAGAGACATTGTTGCGGCTTGTGCTTATGGATCTAAATGACATAGATTTGCTCATTGATCGGATCGAACTCTCTTTCACATCAAGACCAGCAGATTCATTAACCAATTTCTGCTTCGGCAGGAAACCTTCATCTACAAGTTGCACTTTTCGTTTTGCAGCCAGGGAACTGAAAGAATTAGACTTTGAAAAGGTGCCTGCAGGTAGAAAAAAGAATCCAGCTTAATTAGTAACGCAATACTATGAGCCGTACAAAGTGGCTAAAAGTTTAGAGAATTCAGAGAATCTCTTAGTAATTGGAGAAGGTATGATCCAAGCCAATTTCGATAAAATTACCTCTAGCAGTTTGGAGCCGTGGCCCCCACGCTGGAGTATCATGAACAGAAAGACCTCCAGAAGAGATCTGATTAACGGATTTCAACTTCCCCTTATCTGAGTTCTTAAATGAACTTTCACGGGAAAGTGCAGTAAGTCTGTTGGGACTTAGTGTTTTTGGTGATACCGAAGCTGGCTCAAAGGCCTGCTTCTTTGCCACAGAAGAAACTTCACTATCATCCATACGCCTCTTGCCAGATATTTTAGTATCAGAAGCTGTTTCCCCATCAGCATCAGAAGGTTTTGCTTCTGTTTTTATTGTGACGCCTGTATCGTCAATAGCAGTTTGTCCAGTATGATAACTTTTTCTGTATCCATCAAACTTCACAGATTTATCACCTTTCCGATTTTTCATTTCCTCGTCAAATTTGCATTCCTCACACATCCAATCCCCTTCTGGAACTTTTTGTAACATCTCTCGCATGCAATACCTAGGATAAAGCAACATTTTCATTAACCACAACACAAGGAACAAAAATGAACACGTGGAGATAAAATGAATTAGAGGCTTACGTATGTTCCGCACCATCTGTACACTTGCAACATATGGCAAGTAAATCCTCCCGACCAGCATCTCCACATATATCACAAACTTTCACCTGTAATTGGCAACGAAATTACACCGGCAATTTCAAAGGGGAAAAAGGAGGGTCTTACATACAAATTTACGAACTAGGAAGAAGTAACAGCTACAAAATTCGCACAATAAGGCAGCATGATTTCCCATACTAGAAAAACAAGACATGCCAAATTCATCACTTATGTGCATAAGAAAAGAGAAATGTGTGCCTCAAATAAAGATGGAAACAAAAGTCACATGCATAGCACTAATTCATGCATTGTAATAAGTAATAGTATTGAGAAAACATCTTCCTGCTAAAGGAATTTCAGATGACACCTTAATTTATTAAACCTTTTTTGGCGAAAATGAATCTGGACGACTAATCTAAACAAACAAAGAACCAACGAAGCAGTTGTTGCAGATCAGGGACCGCTTGTTTTTTTAGTGTTCATATATAGAAGTTAATCGATTTGACCATCCATTTGAAGTGCAACTATTCATTAGTTTTCTGCTCAAcagtttttcctttgttttttgaAGTAGCAGTTTTTCCTGTTTTGATCTAATAACCCCTGTCTGATACACAGTGAGTGAGGTACTAACATCTTCAACAAAGAACCATAGAATTTGATATTGGCATTTCGCTCTACCAGCGTAAAaacagtgttatcaaaggcgaaaagcgcaaaaaagctctaaggtcccttggggctttaagcgcaaagcgcaaataaagcgtgggctttaatgaaaaaaggtgcaactggagaaaaagtaaaaatatgtatatgtagtccaagactaataatTATACGTATGAATagcaaatatatggacaaagaaattgcaAAAAAATTATGATAAAGTGAAATATTAATTGTTTAATATCACCTTTTCAGGATTACACTCgttggcaaggaaaagtatgccttagaaCTTTGATGTGACATTAAAGCGCCCacaaagcgaggcgaagcgctcaacatgttttgagcctcgcttcagagcttaagcgcgcctttgacaacactgcgTGAAAATACTATTTTCTGTAAGCAAGCTAGAACTGTCTAACCCCATAGTAGGAATGATGCCCCCAATAAGTCATGCTCTAGTCATTCAATAGTCCTCCGCCTCGACAGGCAAGATATGCCCAgacaaaataaacataatctatgAGCTTAAGTGATTTCTGCATGTGACTGATGACATGAAAGAAGATATGCAAATGCGTTTACATCTTCTAAAAATTTAGTTAGCTTCTTCCGTATCTAAAGAGACAAAAGCATAAGATTTCTCACATTTCCTACTCTAGAAGTTAATCGCCCATAGTCTCCTAAGTCAGGTTGTGCAGCACACAGTACAGggtaattaaacaaaattcaatcACAACTGACTATCAGTTACAAATCATGTTGGTCTTGCCTGGGGTTGATCTATTGGGATGAGACAAATTACATGTTTAGAggacaaaacaaacaaaaagaaaaggagtaTTCCAAGAGAAAATAGCAAAAGCATTCTTACTTACATCTTGCTCCTCAATGTCAGAATCCTCACTCCCATCCATTTGATGTGATTGTAGAGCATCCTTTGTATCAGACGAAACGGGTGATCCAACACTCTTTTGGTCATCCTTCTCAGGACAAGTATCAGCAGGTAGATCGCCAGAAGCTTCAGATGCCACATCGTTCTTTATTGATGAATGGTTATTTTCCAAATAGTCTCCTATACTATGTGCATTTCTTGAAGATGTTTCCCCCATAGGTGCCTTATTATTCGCCTCACCATTACTTTCATTCCGGCCACTGTGGTCAATTGAACTGTCATCTGCCTCAGTTTTCACATGTACACATCCAGCAGAAGTTTGATTATTTATTGTTTTTCCACTAGAAGTAGAAGAACACTGTAGACTTGATCTGTCTTCGCTCATCTTACTGGAGCTGGACAATTTATTAGCTTCGTTGGCTCTAACGACACATGATATATTGTCATCAAGGCCTTCAAGAGATTTGGGATCCTTTAACTTCAAAAATGCTGCACCATCTGAAGTAGCGGATGAAACATCAGAAGTCCTTGCATTTGATTTAATTTCAGCATTTGCAGAAAAAGATAAGTTACTCGAACTTGTGCGGATTACACTGTTTATTTCACTACTCTGTCTAATTTCACATTTTCTCGTCTTATTAGAAGAAGAAACATCATTGACAGAGAAACTTAAACTATTTATCATACCGGTTTCCCCGGAAAACTCATCAACTGTTGATTCCATGAGGCTTTGACTAGTAGGAAAACAAGATGAGCAAGGAGTAGAACACACGTTACACGACCCGGAGACTAGCCTTCCACCAACACTCTGATTCCGAGGACACCGAATGGATTCCTTACTAACTTCAGTTGACACCTGAACACCACAGAGCATTTAAAAAGGAGTTTTCAAGGGGAGGAATCAACAACAGGGAAACTTTGTTCAACAAAAAGAGATTAAGGCAAAAAAAGTGAGTCAAGCATACTAGGAAAAAATCCTTACCGGAAAGCGCATACTAGAAAAGGCCTACTAACAAACTTTTAACATCTCAGGTATCTTAAATGGTATTAACTGAACAGGAGCACTCAGCACCcttctttttcttaaaaacaaaAAGGGAGAATGAATAAGAACGGGCTAGTCCTTCACATTCAAAAGATTCCTCTTAACATTAGTCAAAAACAAAAGTACCTGTTACCAAATCCTAAGATATCAGAGTCTAAGTATATTAAAAGAAAAGATTCAGCCCTTCCTTACTGAAATTATAACTGAATAACAAAAAAATA belongs to Nicotiana tabacum cultivar K326 chromosome 6, ASM71507v2, whole genome shotgun sequence and includes:
- the LOC107760138 gene encoding ASI1-immunoprecipitated protein 2 isoform X2, with amino-acid sequence MQGPFDEPICNSQTHTVSTEVSKESIRCPRNQSVGGRLVSGSCNVCSTPCSSCFPTSQSLMESTVDEFSGETDGAAFLKLKDPKSLEGLDDNISCVVRANEANKLSSSSKMSEDRSSLQCSSTSSGKTINNQTSAGCVHVKTEADDSSIDHSGRNESNGEANNKAPMGETSSRNAHSIGDYLENNHSSIKNDVASEASGDLPADTCPEKDDQKSVGSPVSSDTKDALQSHQMDGSEDSDIEEQDVKVCDICGDAGREDLLAICCKCTDGAEHTYCMREMLQKVPEGDWMCEECKFDEEMKNRKGDKSVKFDGYRKSYHTGQTAIDDTGVTIKTEAKPSDADGETASDTKISGKRRMDDSEVSSVAKKQAFEPASVSPKTLSPNRLTALSRESSFKNSDKGKLKSVNQISSGGLSVHDTPAWGPRLQTARGTFSKSNSFSSLAAKRKVQLVDEGFLPKQKLVNESAGLDVKESSIRSMSKSMSFRSISTSRNNVSEAKVKMLSPKFSPAQDKGQMQTKERNPFERKSSFRSERSSGTSVPSKTEQRSAFRGDPSPLFSSSNNRDSRPGQLDSKPVSLLKSSGAVARRTPEVSVHSDEAKKQISLTSISTGVPAANKISSSDQRPNQSNARDDPSSISYIAERPTSNTGEGLLDGVSQQRETKNVGERIRENSGRRLKHSGTGTKSLFCQRCKGSGHLTESCTADGPDLSTSDVSAVKNSKEAPNGTSDLKAAIEAAMLRKPGICRKNRVFDQSDDLAMSNTNSETTAQDLPSGSSGRRILPTNEEGYGLSSNSMTGSYKQEISNMRQLSVLAAEALSRAGNAVPILPSDEKSSLVDLDRYSQAAIAILSRTAIPEHEYIWQGAFEVQKNGRTLDLCDGIQAHLSSCASPKVLDTVNKFPQKVLFNEVSRLSTWPIQFQEYGVTEDNIALFFFARDIGSYERCYKTLLENMIRNDMALKANLEGVELLIFPSNRLPEKSQRWNMMFFLWGVFRVKKASCVQHMQATGKPFPLPQAIPKSSMLFPENVRCLGPVDNAASDNVTMDVEVIASKESGCPLVNGNVDSKASQVCKGDSVAVNVEHLEPSSVTIVPTSQLNSSPGRRRYGIFQVGDAGQECKSELQSSSTPAANTWTNVSITEPVPMECGSLVDRQRPSHSVDEAPGRMQEKASMGSTEKGFGSTNGRKFEINLEDEYKDEEASETSGSATTEPTRKVLNSDMLNHLKRPRSVETVMQSVDSGVNLATRSFNDNDIVVEKAPYDKKLKTSVGGSYGNSEQTSCSSDDFLSRMHGSSYGPYLPDTGCDEALSKAAIPECSGSAARYFFPVDPHPVEARSAPWQMHHSDNDRLSDRVPNLELALGGESNLLTQGIPPFLVGKLDKKIIQDQGAETHSLTQGIPPFLVGKVDKRVIQDPSSAKEAIRVEEVEDVSASLSLSLSFPFPEKEQQKGSVSQKEQAMPETKRGNTPLLFFGGLGNK